A window of Mesoplasma chauliocola contains these coding sequences:
- the pdhA gene encoding pyruvate dehydrogenase (acetyl-transferring) E1 component subunit alpha — translation MKYIGKFDPQKDEIVRVMDKDGKIINPKLAPSISDEELIKAYSIMNLSRRQDDYQNKMQRQGRLLSFLTSTGQEACEVAYTMVIDPKTDFFVSGYRNNAAWLTMGQSIRNIMLYWVGNEAGAKAPDGVNSLPPNIIIGSQYSQATGLAFAEKYQGRNGVAVTTTGDGGMSEGETYEAMNFAKLHEVPVVFICENNKWAISTPTQQQTKSLNIAVKAIATGMPSIKVDGNDFLASYAVAKEAVDFARSGNGPVLIEFDTYRLGAHSSSDSPDVYRPKGEFEDKVPYEPLIRLKAYMIAKGIWSEEKQTALNEEQDKHIAAEFAWVEANKNYPIEDIFNYQYAEMTEDLKEQLAEAKEFFAKYPESKDGGHH, via the coding sequence ATGAAATATATAGGAAAATTTGATCCTCAAAAAGATGAAATTGTTCGTGTAATGGATAAAGATGGAAAAATCATTAATCCTAAATTAGCTCCATCTATTTCAGATGAAGAATTAATTAAAGCATATTCAATCATGAATCTTTCAAGAAGACAAGACGATTACCAAAACAAAATGCAAAGACAAGGAAGATTATTATCTTTCTTAACTTCAACAGGACAAGAAGCTTGTGAGGTTGCATATACAATGGTAATTGATCCAAAAACTGATTTCTTTGTTTCAGGTTATAGAAACAATGCAGCTTGATTAACAATGGGTCAATCAATTAGAAACATTATGTTATATTGAGTTGGAAACGAAGCTGGAGCAAAAGCACCAGATGGTGTTAATTCATTACCACCAAACATTATTATTGGTTCACAATATTCACAAGCTACAGGATTAGCTTTTGCTGAAAAATACCAAGGAAGAAATGGTGTTGCTGTTACAACAACTGGGGACGGTGGAATGAGTGAAGGTGAAACTTATGAAGCAATGAACTTTGCTAAGTTACATGAAGTTCCTGTTGTATTTATTTGTGAAAATAATAAATGAGCTATTTCAACTCCAACACAACAACAAACAAAATCATTAAATATTGCTGTTAAAGCAATTGCTACAGGAATGCCGTCAATTAAAGTTGATGGTAATGATTTCTTAGCCAGTTATGCTGTTGCAAAAGAAGCGGTTGATTTTGCAAGAAGCGGGAATGGTCCAGTTTTAATAGAGTTTGATACTTATAGACTTGGAGCTCACTCTTCATCAGATTCTCCAGACGTTTACCGTCCAAAAGGTGAATTTGAAGATAAAGTTCCTTATGAACCTTTGATAAGATTAAAAGCTTACATGATCGCTAAAGGAATTTGAAGTGAAGAAAAACAAACTGCATTAAACGAAGAACAAGATAAACACATTGCAGCAGAATTTGCTTGAGTTGAAGCAAATAAAAACTACCCAATTGAAGATATTTTCAATTATCAATATGCTGAAATGACAGAAGATTTAAAAGAACAATTAGCAGAAGCAAAAGAATTCTTTGCTAAATACCCAGAATCAAAAGACGGAGGACACCACTAA
- a CDS encoding alpha-ketoacid dehydrogenase subunit beta, translating to MAVINNIKAVTEALEVAMERDKNVIVFGEDVGTEGGVFRATQGLQQKFGIERSFNAPISEAMFAGVGMGMAMNGMKPVVELQFQGLGLPALQNIIANISRMRNRSRGKWTAPMVIRMPMGGGIRALEHHSEALEAIFAHIPGIKTVMPSTPYDTKGLLLAAIESPDPIIVLEPTKLYRAFKQEVPDGYYTVPIGEGYKIQEGNDLTIVTYGAQTVDCMKAVEMIKSTHPSASIELIDLRSIQPWDKKMVIESVKKTGRLLVVSEAVRSFGVPAEIIATVNEHCFDSLKAPLSRCTGYDVVIPYDRGEGYHQVNPQKVVESIKKVLDYKF from the coding sequence ATGGCAGTTATTAATAATATTAAAGCGGTTACTGAAGCTCTTGAAGTTGCAATGGAACGTGATAAAAACGTTATTGTTTTTGGTGAGGACGTTGGAACAGAAGGTGGAGTTTTCAGAGCTACTCAAGGATTACAACAAAAATTTGGAATTGAAAGAAGTTTTAATGCTCCAATTTCAGAAGCTATGTTTGCTGGTGTAGGAATGGGGATGGCAATGAATGGTATGAAACCAGTTGTTGAATTACAGTTCCAAGGATTAGGATTGCCAGCATTGCAAAACATTATTGCAAACATTTCACGTATGAGAAATAGAAGTCGTGGAAAATGAACAGCACCTATGGTTATTAGAATGCCAATGGGTGGTGGAATTAGAGCTTTAGAACACCACTCAGAAGCATTGGAAGCAATATTTGCTCATATTCCAGGTATTAAAACAGTTATGCCATCAACACCATATGATACAAAGGGTTTATTATTGGCTGCTATCGAATCACCAGATCCAATTATTGTTTTAGAACCTACAAAACTATATCGTGCATTTAAACAAGAAGTACCAGATGGTTACTACACAGTTCCAATTGGTGAAGGATACAAAATTCAAGAAGGAAATGATTTAACAATTGTTACTTATGGAGCTCAAACAGTTGACTGTATGAAAGCAGTTGAAATGATTAAATCAACTCACCCTTCAGCATCAATTGAATTAATTGACTTACGCTCAATTCAACCATGAGATAAAAAGATGGTTATTGAATCAGTTAAAAAAACAGGAAGATTATTAGTGGTTAGTGAAGCTGTTAGATCATTTGGTGTTCCAGCTGAAATTATTGCTACTGTTAATGAACATTGTTTTGATTCATTAAAAGCACCATTATCAAGATGTACTGGTTATGATGTTGTTATTCCTTATGACAGAGGTGAAGGATACCACCAAGTGAATCCACAGAAAGTTGTTGAATCAATCAAAAAAGTGCTTGATTACAAATTTTAG
- a CDS encoding dihydrolipoamide acetyltransferase family protein, which produces MFKVKFADIGEGLTEGKVAEVLVKLGQEIKEGDALFFVETDKVNSEIPAPVGGKIANILISQGQEIKVGDVVIEIDDGKGVAEVTPVAEIKTKNEPVEENASVVGSTPVSNDVIASRATASTKNEISNSGVKATPLARKVAADKKIDLSTIKGTGPHGRILVSDLDSTPVVSSNSATKPAASKTVEIDAPLSWDSIPMNGIRKATVKAMVKSHSENAAFTGMKNINITPTYEMRAMLKDGCESKGIKLTYLAFIVKAAAKVLEEMPNINVRIDTENNAILQVHNINIGIAVDTEKGLMVPVIKGANHLTIFEIANKIGELAKKARDGKLAMTEMKDATFTVSNFGSVGLDYATPIINSPESAILGVGTMTKTPVFVKDEIKAGWIMPFSMTCDHRIIDGGDAGRFLMKVENYLSNPALLLM; this is translated from the coding sequence ATGTTTAAAGTTAAATTTGCTGATATTGGAGAAGGACTTACTGAAGGAAAAGTAGCAGAAGTTCTTGTAAAATTAGGGCAAGAAATTAAAGAAGGAGATGCTTTATTTTTTGTTGAAACAGATAAAGTGAACTCAGAAATTCCAGCACCAGTTGGAGGAAAAATTGCAAACATTTTGATTTCTCAAGGTCAAGAAATTAAAGTTGGAGACGTAGTTATTGAAATTGATGATGGTAAAGGTGTTGCTGAAGTAACTCCAGTTGCTGAAATTAAAACAAAAAATGAACCAGTTGAAGAAAATGCAAGCGTTGTTGGTTCAACACCTGTATCAAATGACGTGATTGCTTCAAGAGCTACAGCATCAACAAAAAATGAAATTTCAAATAGTGGTGTAAAAGCAACGCCTCTAGCAAGAAAAGTTGCTGCTGATAAAAAAATAGATTTATCAACAATTAAAGGAACAGGACCTCATGGAAGAATTTTAGTTTCTGACTTAGATTCAACACCTGTAGTAAGTTCAAATTCTGCAACAAAACCAGCAGCATCTAAAACTGTTGAAATTGATGCACCTCTATCATGAGACTCAATCCCAATGAATGGAATTAGAAAAGCAACTGTTAAAGCAATGGTTAAATCTCATTCTGAAAATGCAGCATTCACAGGAATGAAAAATATTAACATAACTCCAACTTATGAAATGCGTGCAATGCTAAAAGATGGGTGTGAATCAAAAGGGATCAAACTTACTTACTTAGCATTTATTGTTAAAGCAGCAGCTAAAGTATTAGAAGAGATGCCAAATATTAATGTACGTATTGATACAGAAAATAATGCAATTTTACAAGTTCACAATATTAATATTGGTATTGCAGTAGATACAGAAAAAGGTTTAATGGTACCTGTTATTAAAGGTGCTAATCATTTAACTATTTTTGAAATAGCAAATAAAATTGGAGAATTAGCTAAAAAGGCAAGAGATGGTAAATTAGCTATGACTGAAATGAAAGATGCAACTTTTACAGTTTCAAACTTTGGATCAGTTGGGTTAGACTATGCAACTCCTATCATTAATTCACCAGAATCAGCTATTTTAGGAGTAGGAACAATGACAAAAACTCCTGTTTTTGTGAAAGATGAAATCAAAGCAGGATGAATCATGCCATTCTCAATGACATGTGATCATAGAATAATTGATGGTGGAGATGCCGGAAGATTCTTAATGAAAGTAGAAAATTATTTAAGTAATCCAGCATTACTATTAATGTAA
- the lpdA gene encoding dihydrolipoyl dehydrogenase, producing MFKVKFADIGEGLTEGKVAEVLVKLGQEIKEGDALFFVETDKVNSEIPAPVGGKIAKLLISEGQEIKVGDVVVEIDDGKDSVEKTSAAPAAEEENASVVGSTPVSNDLIPSRGPAPTQQAAQSIVNQQPVATKHTDIEESFDVIVVGAGIGGYVSAIKTAQLGLKTLIIEKQYYGGVCLNVGCIPTKSLLRTAKVFEDIVHKAANLGIDMKTKEEPNINWDKALERKDGVVNKLTSGVKALLTKNGVKQIIGEASALDKNTVVVEGKKYHCDNLIIASGSVPNELPLPGFPEGREKGFLIDSTKILSLPKIPKTLTVIGGGVIGIEFGCLFAALGTKVTVLEGAPQILPMLDNEVTSLMTKILKDKYKIEIFTNAKVKEVKGKSVVFEIDGKNQEVKSDYCLESIGRKTVTKGFENIGLELSERKSIIANEYGETNLDGVYAIGDVTSKIMLAHVASHAGIVTANRIAKKANKPGAEDMKMDYSKIPSCIYSHPEIAMIGKTEQQLKAEGIEYKAFKFPFAAIGKALADDDTTGFVKIICEPKYKTLLGAHIIGNRATDMISEFTTLIECEGTITELARAIHPHPTMSEAIGEAAEALESGKSLNL from the coding sequence ATGTTTAAAGTTAAATTTGCTGATATTGGAGAAGGACTTACTGAAGGAAAAGTAGCAGAAGTTCTTGTAAAATTAGGGCAAGAAATTAAAGAAGGAGATGCTTTATTTTTTGTTGAAACAGATAAAGTGAACTCAGAGATTCCAGCACCAGTTGGAGGAAAAATTGCAAAACTTTTAATTTCAGAAGGACAAGAAATTAAAGTTGGTGATGTAGTTGTTGAAATTGATGATGGTAAAGATTCAGTTGAAAAAACTTCAGCAGCACCAGCAGCTGAAGAAGAAAATGCAAGTGTTGTTGGCTCAACACCCGTATCAAATGATCTTATTCCTAGTAGAGGACCAGCACCAACTCAACAAGCAGCTCAATCAATTGTAAATCAACAACCTGTTGCTACAAAACACACAGACATTGAAGAAAGTTTTGATGTAATTGTTGTTGGAGCTGGAATTGGAGGCTATGTTTCAGCTATTAAAACAGCACAACTAGGATTAAAAACTTTAATTATTGAAAAACAATATTATGGTGGTGTTTGTTTGAATGTTGGATGTATACCAACAAAATCATTATTAAGAACAGCAAAAGTTTTTGAAGATATAGTTCATAAAGCTGCAAACTTAGGAATTGATATGAAAACAAAAGAAGAACCAAATATTAATTGAGATAAAGCACTTGAGCGTAAAGATGGTGTTGTTAATAAATTAACTAGTGGAGTTAAGGCTTTATTAACTAAAAATGGTGTAAAACAAATTATTGGTGAAGCATCAGCTTTAGATAAAAATACAGTTGTTGTTGAAGGAAAAAAATATCATTGTGATAATTTAATTATTGCTAGCGGATCTGTTCCAAATGAATTACCTTTACCTGGTTTTCCAGAAGGAAGAGAAAAAGGTTTTTTAATTGATTCAACAAAAATTCTTTCATTACCTAAAATACCAAAAACTTTAACTGTTATTGGTGGAGGGGTTATTGGAATTGAATTTGGATGTTTATTTGCAGCTTTAGGAACAAAGGTTACTGTTCTTGAAGGAGCACCTCAAATCCTTCCTATGTTAGATAATGAAGTTACTTCATTAATGACAAAAATATTAAAAGATAAATACAAAATTGAAATTTTTACTAACGCAAAAGTAAAAGAAGTAAAAGGAAAATCAGTTGTATTTGAAATTGATGGTAAAAATCAAGAAGTTAAATCTGATTACTGTTTAGAATCAATTGGTAGAAAAACAGTAACTAAAGGCTTTGAAAACATTGGTTTAGAATTATCAGAGCGTAAATCAATTATTGCGAATGAGTATGGTGAAACAAACTTGGATGGTGTTTATGCAATTGGTGATGTTACAAGTAAAATTATGTTAGCGCATGTAGCTTCACACGCTGGTATTGTAACTGCTAATAGAATAGCTAAAAAAGCTAATAAACCAGGGGCAGAAGATATGAAAATGGATTATTCAAAAATTCCAAGTTGTATTTACTCACACCCAGAAATTGCAATGATTGGTAAAACAGAACAACAATTAAAAGCTGAAGGAATTGAGTACAAAGCATTTAAATTCCCATTTGCAGCTATTGGAAAAGCATTAGCTGATGATGACACAACAGGATTTGTAAAAATTATTTGTGAACCTAAATATAAGACATTATTAGGAGCACATATTATTGGAAATAGAGCAACAGATATGATCTCAGAATTCACAACATTAATTGAATGTGAAGGAACTATTACAGAATTAGCAAGAGCTATCCACCCTCACCCAACAATGAGTGAAGCAATTGGGGAAGCTGCTGAAGCATTAGAATCAGGAAAATCTTTAAATCTATAA
- the pta gene encoding phosphate acetyltransferase, with product MYSVEQIKKILVNSDHKKTIVLPEGEEPKIQEVANTLVKENISKVIMLFQKHESIPNTLNEKIEVIAIDKLDKEPLVKKFMELRKEKTNLEQATKLMEHANYIGAMLVKMEKADCMLCGITYTTADTIRPALQIIKTSPDVALAASVFIMNKGDENYFFTDCALNLKPTSQQLADIAKMTAKFAQSFGVQNPEVAMLSYSTAGSGAGEDVVRVKEAVELLNRESVDFNYAGEIQFDAAWDKEIRDKKFKDCKLTKQTPDVFVFPDINAGNIGYKIAQRMGGYEAIGPFILGFNKPVNDLSRGATLTDIMNTAIITIYQALEA from the coding sequence ATGTATTCAGTAGAACAAATTAAAAAAATTCTTGTAAATTCAGATCATAAAAAAACTATTGTTTTACCCGAAGGTGAGGAACCAAAAATTCAAGAAGTAGCAAATACTTTAGTAAAAGAAAATATTTCAAAAGTGATTATGCTATTTCAAAAACATGAATCAATACCAAATACTTTAAATGAAAAAATTGAAGTTATTGCAATTGATAAACTTGACAAAGAGCCATTAGTTAAAAAATTTATGGAACTAAGAAAAGAAAAAACTAATTTGGAGCAAGCAACAAAATTAATGGAGCATGCAAACTATATTGGTGCTATGTTAGTTAAAATGGAAAAAGCAGATTGTATGTTATGCGGAATAACTTATACTACAGCTGATACTATTAGACCTGCATTGCAAATTATTAAAACATCACCAGATGTTGCTTTAGCAGCAAGTGTATTCATTATGAATAAAGGCGATGAGAATTATTTCTTTACAGACTGTGCATTAAACTTAAAACCAACAAGTCAGCAATTAGCTGACATTGCTAAAATGACAGCTAAGTTTGCACAATCGTTTGGTGTTCAAAATCCAGAAGTTGCAATGTTAAGTTATTCAACTGCAGGATCAGGAGCCGGAGAAGATGTTGTTCGTGTTAAAGAGGCTGTCGAACTATTAAATAGGGAATCAGTTGACTTTAACTATGCTGGAGAAATTCAATTCGATGCAGCATGGGATAAAGAAATTAGAGATAAAAAATTTAAAGATTGTAAACTAACTAAACAAACACCTGATGTGTTTGTGTTCCCTGACATTAACGCAGGAAACATAGGTTATAAAATTGCTCAAAGAATGGGTGGATACGAAGCAATTGGTCCATTTATCTTAGGATTTAATAAACCAGTTAATGACTTAAGCCGTGGTGCAACTTTAACTGATATTATGAATACAGCAATTATTACAATTTATCAAGCATTGGAGGCGTAG
- a CDS encoding acetate kinase produces the protein MILVVNAGSSSIKFRLFNDSDIKNPIDILDGLAERITVDGAVSFKYEGNKYEYSVDLPNHEVAIKFILEKLIELNIISNVDDINAVGFRVVHGGTISKSSIIDEKVFATIKDAVKLAPLHNPGAITAIEAVKKVMPKAKMVACFDTAYHQTLAEEQYLYATPYSWYTEHGVRKYGFHGISYQYIAEKMAEVLNKPKDKLNLIVCHLGNGASITCIKNGKSFDTTMGLTPLAGVMMGTRSGDIDPSIIEYMCKQLNADVSKITNILNKESGLLGLSGKSSDMRDVTGGYFSGDKDYQRALNKYTQVAADYIVRFANLLGHDIDGLVFTAGVGENSIYTRQLIIEKLPLLDLKLDQTKNEESYGEYKYISTAESKIKVLAVRTNEELMICKDTLNLIK, from the coding sequence ATGATTTTAGTAGTTAATGCAGGAAGTAGTTCAATTAAATTTAGACTATTTAACGACTCTGATATTAAAAATCCAATTGATATTCTTGATGGCTTAGCTGAAAGAATAACAGTTGACGGAGCTGTTTCATTTAAATATGAAGGTAACAAATATGAATATAGTGTTGATTTACCTAATCATGAAGTTGCAATAAAATTTATTTTAGAAAAATTAATAGAACTAAATATAATTAGTAATGTTGATGACATTAATGCTGTAGGATTTAGAGTTGTTCATGGTGGAACAATTAGTAAATCTTCAATTATTGATGAAAAAGTTTTTGCAACAATTAAGGATGCAGTTAAATTAGCTCCTTTACATAATCCAGGAGCTATAACAGCAATTGAAGCTGTTAAGAAAGTTATGCCAAAAGCTAAAATGGTTGCTTGTTTTGATACTGCATACCATCAAACCTTGGCTGAAGAACAATATTTATATGCAACTCCATATTCATGATATACAGAACATGGAGTAAGAAAATATGGGTTCCATGGAATTAGCTATCAATACATAGCTGAAAAAATGGCTGAAGTATTAAATAAACCAAAGGATAAATTGAATTTAATTGTTTGTCACCTAGGAAATGGTGCAAGTATAACTTGCATCAAAAATGGTAAATCATTTGATACAACAATGGGACTAACTCCTCTCGCTGGTGTAATGATGGGAACAAGAAGTGGTGATATTGACCCTTCAATCATTGAATATATGTGTAAACAATTAAATGCAGATGTTTCAAAAATAACAAATATATTAAATAAAGAGTCTGGCTTGCTAGGACTAAGTGGAAAATCTAGTGATATGCGTGATGTGACAGGGGGATATTTCTCAGGAGATAAAGATTATCAAAGAGCTTTAAATAAATATACTCAAGTTGCAGCAGATTATATAGTCAGATTTGCTAATTTACTAGGCCATGATATTGATGGATTAGTTTTTACAGCTGGTGTTGGTGAAAATTCAATTTATACAAGACAATTAATTATTGAGAAATTACCTTTACTAGACTTAAAATTAGATCAAACTAAAAATGAAGAAAGCTATGGAGAATATAAATATATCTCAACTGCTGAATCAAAAATAAAAGTTTTAGCAGTTAGAACTAATGAAGAATTAATGATATGTAAAGATACATTAAATCTAATTAAATAA
- a CDS encoding pyrroline-5-carboxylate reductase family protein, which yields MKKVLFIGLGHMGSSLVKGVLSDKNHLIDVYGFDAIKEVQEKVISDIPELKSLKDLKEIEIRNIDVIVIGTRPIDVDPLCENLDELDLKNKVIVCMANAVTIDRLRNKFKNNKDISLIRMMPNMNASIQMSVTALATQNATKEHLKLVSDLFSLCGIVELVDEEKFGTLTAISGCLPAYSFTFLKGIVDYAVQNGFEKEQAYRIVETAIIGSIKNATNSKIDLRKMIDQICVPNGSTIEGQKVLDENKFEEILKKCLDAANKKATN from the coding sequence ATGAAAAAAGTTTTGTTTATAGGTCTTGGACATATGGGTTCATCATTAGTAAAAGGTGTTTTATCTGATAAAAATCACTTAATAGATGTTTATGGTTTTGATGCTATTAAAGAGGTGCAAGAAAAAGTTATAAGTGATATACCTGAATTAAAATCTTTAAAAGATTTAAAAGAAATTGAAATTAGAAATATTGACGTTATCGTCATAGGTACTAGACCTATAGATGTAGATCCGCTTTGTGAAAATTTAGATGAATTAGATTTAAAAAATAAGGTTATTGTTTGTATGGCAAATGCAGTAACTATTGATAGGCTTAGAAATAAGTTTAAAAACAATAAAGATATTTCTCTTATTAGGATGATGCCTAATATGAATGCTTCAATTCAGATGTCAGTAACTGCATTAGCAACTCAGAATGCAACTAAAGAACATTTAAAACTTGTCAGTGATTTATTTTCATTATGTGGAATAGTTGAGTTAGTTGATGAAGAAAAATTTGGAACGTTAACAGCAATTTCAGGTTGCTTACCAGCTTATTCATTTACTTTTCTTAAAGGAATTGTCGACTATGCTGTTCAAAATGGATTTGAGAAAGAGCAAGCTTATAGAATAGTTGAAACAGCAATAATAGGAAGCATAAAAAATGCAACAAATTCAAAAATAGATTTAAGAAAAATGATTGATCAAATTTGTGTGCCTAATGGTTCAACAATTGAAGGTCAAAAAGTTCTAGATGAAAATAAGTTTGAAGAAATCTTAAAAAAATGTTTAGATGCTGCAAACAAAAAGGCAACAAATTAA
- a CDS encoding FMN-dependent NADH-azoreductase, translating into MSKLLVLNGSVIPSEKSNSHEMARIFLEEYKQANPNDEIITLDLNKLIVGTKTLTTETFSTYWSDEEGMKYINQLKEIDKLLIIAPMYNFHVSGMLKNYIDHVALANQTFSYKYSTKGASIGLLDKLKVQILATQGAPKGWYPWGDHVAYLKGTWEFLGAKVSDPILLAGVKVEPLGSQTPNQIVSTISEEIKKAAKAF; encoded by the coding sequence ATGAGCAAATTATTAGTATTAAATGGATCAGTTATTCCAAGTGAAAAATCAAATTCTCATGAAATGGCTAGAATATTTTTAGAAGAGTACAAACAAGCAAATCCAAATGATGAAATAATTACTTTGGATTTAAATAAATTAATTGTTGGTACAAAAACTTTGACAACTGAAACTTTTTCTACATACTGAAGTGATGAAGAAGGAATGAAATATATTAATCAACTTAAAGAAATTGATAAACTTCTGATTATTGCACCAATGTATAATTTTCATGTTTCAGGAATGTTAAAAAATTATATTGACCATGTTGCATTGGCAAATCAAACTTTTTCTTATAAATATTCAACTAAAGGTGCAAGCATAGGTTTACTAGACAAATTAAAAGTGCAAATTCTTGCTACTCAGGGAGCACCAAAAGGATGATATCCATGAGGTGATCATGTTGCTTACTTAAAAGGAACATGAGAATTTTTAGGAGCTAAGGTCAGTGATCCAATTTTATTGGCTGGAGTTAAGGTTGAACCATTAGGCTCACAAACTCCAAATCAAATTGTTTCAACAATCTCAGAAGAAATTAAAAAAGCAGCTAAAGCGTTTTAA
- a CDS encoding TatD family hydrolase, which translates to MKNTKIFDAHIHFNDNYKYHEEMIEDMIKEAFDNDVEGFLCASFDLESSIKSVELAKKYKSIIFSAIAIHPNDVSKNNLEVMKQLENLILNEEVVAVGETGLDYFYTKDDIELQKKFFKEHIKLANKYNKVLQIHIRDQVDVYEAYDDVLEILKESNVKKVIIHCFSANQEYANKFLNLGCYINIGGAVTFKNAKTLQEAVKIIPLEKMLVETDAPYLTPHPYRGKLNEPKHINLTVKKIAELKNKSKEEVIQVTTNNAKLIFNI; encoded by the coding sequence ATGAAAAATACTAAAATATTTGATGCTCATATTCATTTTAACGATAATTATAAATACCATGAAGAAATGATTGAAGATATGATAAAAGAAGCTTTTGATAATGATGTAGAAGGTTTTTTATGTGCAAGCTTTGATTTAGAATCAAGTATTAAGTCTGTTGAGTTGGCTAAAAAATATAAGTCAATTATTTTTTCAGCAATAGCTATACATCCAAATGATGTTTCAAAAAATAACTTGGAAGTTATGAAACAATTAGAAAACTTAATTTTAAATGAAGAGGTTGTAGCTGTTGGGGAAACTGGATTAGATTATTTTTATACAAAAGATGATATTGAACTTCAAAAAAAATTTTTTAAAGAACATATAAAATTGGCTAATAAATATAATAAAGTTTTACAAATTCACATTAGGGATCAAGTAGATGTTTATGAAGCATATGATGATGTTTTAGAGATCTTAAAAGAATCTAATGTTAAAAAAGTTATTATTCATTGTTTTTCCGCAAATCAGGAGTATGCAAATAAATTTTTAAATTTAGGTTGTTATATTAATATTGGAGGAGCTGTAACATTTAAAAATGCCAAGACATTGCAAGAAGCAGTTAAAATAATACCACTTGAAAAAATGCTAGTAGAAACTGATGCGCCATATTTAACACCTCACCCATACAGAGGAAAACTTAATGAGCCGAAACATATAAATCTTACCGTTAAAAAAATTGCTGAATTAAAAAATAAATCAAAAGAAGAAGTGATACAAGTTACAACTAACAACGCCAAACTAATTTTTAATATTTAA
- a CDS encoding TatD family hydrolase: protein MAGVYDTHCHLNDNIYIENEITSSEMASEAKKSGVDIINNVGYDIKSSKVALVQAQKNKHVWALVGIHPTHAQFFTDEAYNTLEILANADKVVGIGETGLDYSRGLEFKAQQISSFTKQVKLAKKMSLPLMLHVKDIEGSTDAYEDVLSILKKEKYFNAVLHAFNESLEIAEKFIEKGILISINGQVTRDKNLKKVVKELPMNSIVVESDAPYDTPKPYNKKTNAPKYLPLVVDAIANIKKMNRSDVAEITRENAIRKFFPKR from the coding sequence ATGGCAGGAGTATACGATACACATTGTCACTTAAATGACAATATTTATATTGAGAACGAAATAACAAGTAGTGAAATGGCATCTGAAGCAAAGAAATCAGGTGTAGATATTATTAATAATGTAGGTTATGATATTAAATCATCAAAAGTTGCACTTGTGCAAGCACAAAAAAATAAACATGTATGAGCTTTAGTTGGTATTCATCCAACTCACGCACAGTTCTTTACTGATGAAGCTTATAATACATTAGAAATATTAGCTAATGCTGATAAAGTAGTTGGAATTGGTGAAACTGGTTTAGATTATTCAAGAGGTTTGGAATTTAAGGCACAACAAATTTCTAGTTTTACTAAACAAGTAAAGTTAGCCAAAAAAATGAGTTTACCTTTAATGTTGCATGTTAAAGATATCGAAGGATCAACAGATGCTTATGAAGATGTATTATCTATATTGAAAAAAGAAAAGTATTTTAATGCAGTTTTACATGCATTTAATGAAAGTTTAGAAATTGCTGAGAAGTTTATTGAAAAGGGAATTTTAATTTCTATTAATGGCCAAGTAACAAGAGATAAAAATTTGAAAAAGGTTGTTAAAGAATTACCAATGAATAGTATTGTTGTTGAATCTGACGCACCATATGATACACCTAAACCTTATAACAAAAAAACTAATGCACCAAAATATTTACCATTAGTTGTAGATGCAATCGCTAACATAAAAAAAATGAATAGATCTGATGTTGCAGAAATAACAAGAGAAAACGCAATAAGAAAATTTTTTCCAAAAAGATAA
- a CDS encoding winged helix-turn-helix transcriptional regulator gives MEEFCPLEYTLSFIKSKWIILIIRELSFGKLRFNELEKKINGISQKVLTANLRFLEENDLVYRKVYPVVPPKVEYSLTELGKSLEPVLKQMTEWGIANNKNKSS, from the coding sequence ATGGAAGAATTTTGCCCTTTAGAATATACATTAAGTTTTATTAAATCAAAATGAATTATTTTAATAATACGTGAGCTTTCATTTGGAAAATTAAGATTTAATGAATTGGAAAAGAAAATAAATGGAATTAGTCAAAAAGTTTTAACTGCAAATTTACGTTTCTTAGAAGAAAATGATCTTGTTTATAGAAAAGTATATCCTGTGGTTCCTCCAAAAGTTGAATATTCATTAACCGAGTTAGGCAAATCTCTTGAACCTGTCTTAAAACAAATGACTGAATGAGGAATAGCAAATAATAAAAATAAGTCTTCTTAA